Proteins co-encoded in one Pseudorhizobium banfieldiae genomic window:
- the hemB gene encoding porphobilinogen synthase: MTDKTHLVDEITGHRRMRRNRKADWTRRMVQENRLTVDDLIWPIFLVPGTGIIDPIAAMPGVNRMSVDKAVEAVKEAADLGIPAIATFPDIEMELRDETGSQSLAADNLVNRATAAIKKAVPNIGIITDVALDPFTSHGHDGILRDGVIVNDETVDQIVRAAVMQADAGADIIAPSDMMDGRIGAIRRGLDAAGHQDVGIMSYATKFASGFYGPYREAINTGGLLKGDKNSYYISPANGTEALRDAALDVEEGADMLMVKPGLAYLDICWRIKEAFGLPTFAYQVSGEYTQIKAAAMNGWIDGNRIMMETLLCFKRAGCDGILSYFSLEVARKLAKG, encoded by the coding sequence ATGACCGACAAGACGCATCTGGTGGACGAGATCACCGGCCACCGTCGCATGCGGCGAAACCGCAAGGCGGACTGGACGCGACGCATGGTGCAGGAGAACCGGCTGACCGTCGATGATCTGATCTGGCCGATCTTCCTCGTGCCGGGGACCGGCATCATTGATCCCATCGCCGCCATGCCGGGCGTCAACCGGATGAGCGTCGACAAGGCGGTGGAGGCGGTGAAGGAGGCGGCCGACCTCGGCATCCCCGCAATCGCGACCTTCCCAGACATCGAGATGGAATTGCGCGACGAAACCGGCTCGCAGAGCCTTGCGGCGGACAACCTCGTCAATCGGGCAACGGCGGCGATCAAGAAGGCGGTTCCGAACATCGGCATCATCACCGACGTGGCGCTCGACCCGTTCACGAGCCACGGCCATGACGGCATCCTGCGCGACGGTGTCATCGTCAACGACGAGACGGTCGACCAGATCGTGCGTGCGGCGGTGATGCAGGCCGATGCGGGCGCCGACATCATCGCGCCGTCGGACATGATGGACGGCCGGATCGGCGCCATCCGCCGGGGGCTCGATGCCGCCGGCCACCAGGACGTCGGCATCATGTCCTATGCCACGAAGTTCGCCTCGGGCTTCTACGGTCCCTATCGCGAGGCCATCAATACCGGCGGCCTGCTGAAGGGCGACAAGAACAGCTACTACATCAGCCCGGCAAACGGCACCGAGGCGTTGCGCGATGCTGCACTCGACGTCGAGGAAGGCGCCGATATGCTGATGGTGAAGCCGGGTCTCGCCTATCTCGACATCTGCTGGCGCATCAAGGAAGCGTTTGGACTGCCTACCTTCGCCTACCAGGTCTCGGGGGAATACACGCAGATCAAGGCGGCGGCGATGAACGGCTGGATCGACGGCAACCGGATCATGATGGAGACCCTGCTCTGCTTCAAGCGCGCCGGCTGCGACGGCATCCTGAGCTATTTCTCGCTGGAGGTGGCGCGGAAGCTTGCAAAGGGGTGA
- the ldtR gene encoding transcriptional regulator LdtR — protein MNTKLKPQAAVAAETREDAIRSLYLESLHLVERLHRRLLDVIKDEFDRQGRDDINAVQALLLFNIGNSELSAGELRSRGYYLGSNVSYNVKKLVDLGFINHQRSRIDRRSVRISLTEDGQEIAETVAKLYERHIGSIEKVGGIGEGEFAQMNKLLQRLDRFWNDTIAYRL, from the coding sequence ATGAACACGAAGCTGAAGCCGCAGGCAGCCGTCGCTGCCGAAACCCGCGAAGATGCAATCCGCTCGCTCTACCTGGAATCCCTTCACCTGGTCGAGCGTCTCCACCGCCGCCTTCTCGACGTCATCAAGGACGAGTTCGACCGCCAGGGCCGTGACGACATCAACGCAGTCCAGGCGCTGCTGCTTTTCAACATCGGCAATTCGGAACTCTCGGCCGGTGAGCTTCGCTCGCGGGGCTACTACCTCGGCTCGAACGTCTCCTACAACGTCAAGAAGCTGGTCGACCTCGGCTTCATCAACCACCAGCGCTCCCGCATCGACCGCCGGTCGGTCCGCATCAGCCTAACCGAGGACGGCCAGGAGATCGCCGAGACCGTCGCCAAGCTCTACGAGCGCCATATCGGCTCGATCGAGAAGGTCGGCGGCATCGGTGAGGGCGAGTTCGCCCAGATGAACAAGCTCCTGCAGCGCCTCGACCGCTTCTGGAACGATACCATCGCCTACCGCCTCTGA
- a CDS encoding DMT family transporter — MSTNLTPAQGTRSTDFAQGLAWMGLSMASFIGMSVGSRELAATLSIQQVLFFRALVGLFVILALGRALLPELRGLKMVRLHVLRNVVHFFAQYLWTIGIVLLPLASVFALEFTMPIWVAFFAFLFLKERLTTPRILATIGGFIGVLVIVRPGLGMVDPAAGLVLIAAAGYGLSLILVKQLTREVSPGAIVVWMILIQLPLGFLVSLTDWRPVSFTDIPWMLVAGIGALAAHYCQAQALKRLDASVVMPIDFLRVPMAAVVGYYAYAEAIDLWVFLGGGIILFSNYRAVMAERRAAMAG, encoded by the coding sequence ATGTCTACGAACCTCACCCCGGCGCAAGGCACGCGCTCCACCGACTTCGCGCAGGGGCTCGCCTGGATGGGGCTCAGCATGGCCTCCTTCATCGGCATGTCGGTTGGCTCCCGCGAACTGGCGGCAACCCTTTCCATCCAGCAGGTGCTCTTCTTCCGCGCCCTCGTCGGCCTCTTCGTCATCCTCGCGCTCGGGCGGGCGCTGCTGCCGGAATTGCGCGGGCTGAAGATGGTCCGGCTGCATGTCCTGCGCAATGTGGTGCACTTCTTCGCCCAGTATCTCTGGACGATCGGCATCGTGCTGCTGCCGCTCGCCTCGGTCTTCGCGCTCGAATTCACCATGCCGATCTGGGTCGCCTTCTTCGCCTTCCTGTTCCTGAAGGAAAGGCTGACGACGCCGCGCATCCTCGCCACCATCGGCGGCTTCATCGGCGTCCTCGTCATCGTCCGCCCCGGCCTCGGCATGGTGGATCCCGCAGCCGGGCTGGTGCTGATCGCCGCCGCCGGTTATGGCCTGTCGCTTATCCTCGTGAAGCAACTGACGCGCGAGGTCTCGCCCGGCGCCATCGTCGTCTGGATGATCCTGATCCAGCTGCCGCTCGGCTTCCTCGTCTCGCTCACCGATTGGCGTCCCGTCAGCTTCACCGACATCCCGTGGATGCTGGTTGCCGGCATCGGTGCGCTCGCCGCCCACTACTGCCAGGCCCAGGCCCTGAAGCGCCTCGACGCCTCCGTCGTCATGCCGATCGATTTCCTGCGTGTGCCCATGGCCGCCGTCGTCGGCTACTACGCCTATGCCGAAGCCATCGACCTCTGGGTCTTCCTCGGCGGCGGCATCATATTATTCTCGAACTACCGCGCCGTCATGGCCGAGCGCCGGGCTGCGATGGCCGGATAA
- a CDS encoding group III truncated hemoglobin, which produces MHPDLNARAAHSAAIRERAAAEMKAIGVDEAFISKLVNTFYGRVLAHPELGPVFDARLAGRWPQHMEKMKAFWSSVAFRSGAYGGKPVQAHLGVANMTPDLFPQWLSLFADTLDDIAPSEEAKAWFMATAERIARSLTLSLFYNPALDDPALRRS; this is translated from the coding sequence ATGCATCCCGATCTCAATGCCAGAGCGGCCCATTCCGCCGCCATCCGCGAGCGTGCCGCCGCCGAGATGAAGGCGATCGGCGTCGACGAGGCGTTCATCTCGAAGCTCGTCAATACCTTCTACGGCCGCGTGCTGGCCCACCCCGAACTTGGCCCGGTCTTTGATGCGCGGCTTGCAGGCCGCTGGCCGCAGCACATGGAGAAGATGAAGGCCTTCTGGTCTTCCGTCGCCTTCCGCAGCGGCGCCTATGGCGGCAAGCCGGTCCAGGCCCATCTTGGCGTCGCCAACATGACGCCGGACCTCTTTCCGCAATGGCTGTCGTTGTTTGCTGACACCCTCGATGACATCGCCCCGAGCGAGGAAGCCAAGGCCTGGTTCATGGCGACCGCCGAGCGCATCGCCAGGAGCCTGACGCTGTCGCTTTTCTACAATCCCGCACTCGACGATCCGGCCCTGCGCCGAAGCTGA
- the rnk gene encoding nucleoside diphosphate kinase regulator — MAPNKNTRRKPAINVTQSDHERLSRLAEAHADRNPDVSEELLAELDRARVVQDGKIGADVVRMGSTLRFTSDLGEDRTVTLVFPGEADIAAGKISILTPIGAALIGLSAGQSIDWTARDGRVHRLTVETVQAPAESQAASAAPAELRPAS, encoded by the coding sequence ATGGCTCCCAACAAGAACACACGCCGCAAGCCGGCCATCAATGTCACCCAGTCGGATCACGAGCGGCTGTCGCGTCTCGCCGAGGCGCATGCCGATCGCAATCCCGACGTCTCCGAAGAGCTTCTGGCCGAACTGGACCGCGCACGCGTCGTGCAGGACGGGAAGATCGGCGCAGATGTCGTGCGCATGGGCTCGACCTTGCGCTTCACCAGCGATCTTGGCGAGGACCGCACCGTCACGCTCGTCTTTCCGGGCGAAGCGGATATCGCAGCCGGCAAGATTTCCATCCTCACCCCTATCGGTGCGGCCCTGATCGGGCTATCGGCGGGCCAGTCGATCGACTGGACGGCGCGAGACGGCCGCGTCCACCGCCTCACCGTAGAGACTGTGCAGGCGCCGGCGGAAAGCCAGGCCGCCTCTGCCGCCCCAGCGGAGCTGCGGCCGGCGTCATGA
- the nusB gene encoding transcription antitermination factor NusB, giving the protein MTNDEKPAVKPANQRGAARLAAVQALYQMDVGGAGVLEVVAEYEAHRLGQELDGDTYLKADASWFRSIVSGVVRDQVKIDPVVRSALQNDWPLSRLDSTLRAILRAGTFEILERKDVPIPVIVTEYVEIAQAFFEGEEPKIVNAVLDRIAKQVRGQAAK; this is encoded by the coding sequence ATGACGAACGACGAAAAACCGGCGGTGAAGCCCGCGAACCAGCGGGGTGCCGCGCGCCTCGCCGCCGTGCAGGCGCTCTACCAGATGGACGTCGGCGGCGCCGGCGTGCTGGAGGTGGTCGCCGAATACGAGGCCCATCGCCTCGGCCAGGAACTCGACGGCGACACCTACCTGAAGGCGGACGCCTCCTGGTTCCGCTCGATCGTCTCCGGCGTCGTGCGCGATCAGGTGAAGATCGACCCGGTTGTGCGCTCGGCCCTGCAGAACGACTGGCCGCTGTCGCGGCTGGATTCCACGCTCCGCGCCATCCTGCGCGCCGGTACTTTTGAGATCCTCGAGCGCAAGGATGTGCCGATCCCGGTGATCGTCACCGAATACGTCGAGATCGCCCAGGCCTTCTTCGAGGGCGAGGAGCCGAAGATCGTCAACGCGGTACTTGACCGGATCGCCAAGCAGGTTCGCGGCCAGGCGGCAAAATAG
- the nrdR gene encoding transcriptional regulator NrdR, translating into MRCPYCGSEDTQVKDSRPAEDNTSIRRRRICPDCGGRFTTFERVQLRELMVLKKTGRKVPFDRDKLVRSFQIALRKRPVDGDRIERAVSGIVRRLESSGETEISSEQIGLQVLEALKSLDDVAFVRYASVYRDFSHAEDFEKVIEEINAKIARDPGLEP; encoded by the coding sequence ATGCGCTGCCCCTATTGCGGTTCTGAGGACACTCAGGTCAAGGACTCGCGCCCGGCGGAGGACAACACCTCCATCCGCCGGCGGCGCATCTGCCCCGATTGCGGTGGACGCTTCACTACCTTCGAGCGGGTGCAACTGCGCGAACTGATGGTCTTGAAGAAGACCGGCCGCAAGGTGCCCTTCGACCGCGACAAGCTGGTGCGCTCCTTCCAGATCGCGCTGCGCAAGCGGCCGGTCGACGGCGATCGGATCGAGCGGGCCGTCTCCGGTATCGTCCGTCGGCTGGAAAGCTCGGGGGAGACGGAGATCTCATCCGAACAGATCGGCCTGCAGGTGCTGGAGGCATTGAAGAGCCTCGATGACGTCGCCTTCGTCCGCTACGCCTCGGTCTACCGGGATTTCTCCCATGCGGAGGACTTCGAGAAGGTGATCGAGGAGATCAACGCCAAGATCGCCCGCGATCCCGGGCTCGAGCCCTGA
- a CDS encoding glutathione S-transferase family protein, which translates to MSITITAFASSPDRGRGHARDMRVRWALEEVGLPYEVRLLSFQAMKEPAHLALQPFGQIPTYEEHGLALFETGAIVLHIAEQHPGLLPKDSEARARAISWMFAALSTMEPVIVEREMAGYQEGDRSWYQERLGMVEDRIRRRLGQLSARLGDAEWLDGAFSAADLLMVTVLRRLEGAGLLEEFPNLAAYVTRGQARPAYRRAFEAQRAVFLASAKD; encoded by the coding sequence ATGAGCATCACCATCACGGCATTCGCAAGCTCACCTGATCGCGGCCGGGGCCATGCCCGCGACATGCGGGTACGCTGGGCGCTCGAAGAGGTAGGGTTACCATACGAAGTTCGCCTGCTGTCGTTTCAGGCGATGAAGGAGCCGGCGCATCTGGCGCTCCAGCCATTCGGGCAAATCCCGACCTATGAAGAGCACGGGCTTGCCCTGTTCGAAACCGGAGCGATCGTGCTGCATATCGCCGAGCAGCATCCGGGGCTCTTGCCGAAGGATTCGGAGGCCCGTGCACGGGCGATCAGCTGGATGTTTGCGGCGCTCAGCACCATGGAGCCGGTGATCGTCGAGCGCGAGATGGCGGGGTACCAGGAGGGCGACCGGAGCTGGTACCAGGAGCGCCTCGGCATGGTGGAAGATCGCATCCGCCGGCGCCTTGGCCAGCTTTCCGCCCGGCTCGGCGATGCGGAGTGGCTGGACGGCGCCTTCAGCGCGGCGGACCTGTTGATGGTGACCGTGTTGCGGCGGCTGGAGGGCGCGGGGCTTCTGGAGGAGTTTCCGAACCTTGCGGCCTATGTGACGCGCGGTCAGGCCCGTCCCGCCTACCGGCGGGCTTTCGAGGCGCAGCGGGCGGTGTTCCTCGCCAGCGCGAAGGACTGA
- the glyA gene encoding serine hydroxymethyltransferase, protein MSNTDAFFSRPLAESDPEIFGAIEKELGRQRHEIELIASENIVSRAVLEAQGSIMTNKYAEGYPGKRYYGGCQFVDIAEELAIERAKKLFGVNFANVQPNSGSQMNQAVFLALLQPGDTFMGLDLNSGGHLTHGSPVNMSGKWFNVVSYGVREDDHQLDMDEVARKAEEHKPKLIIAGGTAYSRVWDWKRFREIADSVGAYLMVDMAHIAGLVAGGVHPSPFPHCHVATTTTHKSLRGPRGGMILTNDEDLAKKFNSAVFPGLQGGPLMHVIAAKAVAFGEALKPEFKDYAAQIVRNAKVLSETLVKGGLDIVSGGTDNHLMLVDLRKKNATGKRAEAALGRGYITCNKNGIPFDPEKPFITSGIRLGTPAGTTRGFKEGEFTEIGNLIVEVLDGLKAANSDEGNAAVEAAVREKVVALTDRFPMYPYM, encoded by the coding sequence ATGTCGAATACCGACGCCTTCTTCTCCCGCCCGCTTGCCGAATCCGATCCGGAGATCTTTGGCGCGATCGAGAAGGAGCTTGGTCGCCAGCGCCACGAGATCGAGCTGATCGCCTCCGAGAACATCGTCTCCCGTGCCGTGCTCGAAGCCCAGGGCTCGATCATGACCAACAAGTATGCCGAGGGCTATCCGGGCAAACGCTATTATGGCGGCTGCCAGTTCGTGGACATCGCCGAGGAACTGGCGATCGAGCGCGCCAAGAAGCTCTTCGGCGTCAACTTCGCCAACGTCCAGCCGAATTCCGGTTCGCAGATGAACCAGGCGGTGTTCCTGGCGCTCCTGCAGCCCGGCGACACATTCATGGGGCTCGACCTCAACTCGGGCGGTCACCTGACGCATGGCTCGCCGGTGAACATGTCCGGCAAATGGTTCAACGTCGTCTCCTACGGCGTGCGCGAGGACGACCACCAACTCGACATGGATGAAGTCGCCCGCAAGGCCGAGGAGCACAAGCCGAAGCTGATCATCGCCGGCGGCACCGCCTATTCGCGCGTCTGGGACTGGAAGCGTTTCCGCGAGATCGCCGATTCTGTCGGCGCATACCTCATGGTCGACATGGCCCATATTGCCGGCCTGGTCGCGGGCGGCGTGCATCCGTCGCCGTTCCCGCATTGCCATGTCGCCACCACGACGACCCATAAGTCTCTGCGCGGCCCGCGTGGCGGCATGATCCTGACGAACGACGAGGATCTGGCGAAGAAGTTCAACTCCGCCGTCTTCCCCGGACTCCAGGGCGGCCCGCTGATGCACGTGATCGCCGCCAAGGCGGTTGCTTTCGGCGAAGCACTGAAGCCGGAGTTCAAGGATTACGCCGCGCAGATCGTCAGGAACGCCAAGGTCCTCTCCGAGACCCTCGTCAAGGGCGGCCTCGACATCGTTTCCGGCGGTACCGACAACCACCTGATGCTGGTCGACCTGCGCAAGAAGAACGCCACCGGCAAGCGCGCGGAGGCGGCACTTGGGCGCGGCTACATCACCTGCAACAAGAACGGCATTCCATTCGATCCGGAAAAGCCCTTCATCACCTCCGGCATCCGTCTGGGCACCCCGGCGGGGACGACGCGCGGCTTCAAGGAGGGCGAGTTCACCGAGATCGGCAACCTGATCGTCGAGGTCCTCGACGGACTGAAGGCGGCCAATTCCGACGAGGGAAATGCCGCGGTCGAGGCGGCGGTACGCGAGAAGGTCGTGGCGCTGACCGACCGCTTCCCGATGTACCCTTATATGTGA
- the ribH gene encoding 6,7-dimethyl-8-ribityllumazine synthase, whose amino-acid sequence MSDTSKPHLLIVEARFYDDMSDALLDGATSALKDAGATWDVVTVPGALEIPPAIAMALDAAENDGTHYDGFVALGMVIRGETYHFDIVANESSRALMDLAVSESLAIGNGIMTVENEEQAWARVRRSDKDKGGFAARAALAMIALREKLNG is encoded by the coding sequence ATGTCCGACACGTCCAAGCCCCATCTCCTGATCGTCGAGGCCCGTTTCTATGACGATATGTCCGACGCGCTGCTCGACGGGGCGACCTCGGCGCTGAAGGATGCCGGCGCCACCTGGGATGTGGTCACCGTTCCCGGTGCGCTCGAAATCCCGCCGGCGATCGCCATGGCGCTCGACGCGGCTGAGAACGACGGCACCCATTACGACGGCTTCGTCGCGCTCGGCATGGTTATTCGCGGCGAGACATACCATTTCGATATCGTGGCCAACGAATCCTCCCGCGCCCTGATGGATCTTGCCGTCTCGGAATCGCTGGCGATCGGCAACGGCATAATGACGGTCGAGAACGAGGAGCAGGCCTGGGCGCGGGTGCGTCGCTCCGACAAGGACAAGGGCGGCTTTGCCGCACGTGCGGCGCTAGCGATGATCGCGCTGCGCGAAAAGCTGAATGGTTGA
- the ribD gene encoding bifunctional diaminohydroxyphosphoribosylaminopyrimidine deaminase/5-amino-6-(5-phosphoribosylamino)uracil reductase RibD — translation MSVTPQDRRFMAAAMRLSRWHTGLTATNPSVAALVVKDGAIVGRAVTAPGGRPHAETQALSEASEKARGATLYVTLEPCSHHGKTPPCADAITAAGVARVVVSLTDPDPRVSGRGLAILRDASIVVESGVLEEEGRRTLAAYLMRQTRGRPRVTLKLAVSADGMIGRRGEGQVAITGPAARAQVHVLRAEMDAILVGIGTALADDPQLTCRTPGLEARSPLRIVLDRRMELPPISKLVRSASNVPVLVASIAGPSASSELNARRAALADAGVGLLETETLSTFLSGLAVRGISSLLVEGGAGVVRGFLAAGLVDRILLFEGAATVGEGGLASPLTRADMPDGFRLQREYAFGPDRLFDYERFS, via the coding sequence GTGAGCGTGACGCCACAGGACCGGCGATTCATGGCGGCTGCCATGCGGCTGTCGCGCTGGCACACCGGGCTGACCGCCACCAATCCCTCTGTTGCCGCACTTGTCGTGAAGGATGGCGCCATCGTCGGCCGCGCCGTGACCGCACCTGGCGGCCGGCCCCATGCGGAAACGCAGGCGCTCTCCGAAGCCAGCGAGAAGGCGAGGGGGGCGACCCTCTACGTCACGCTCGAGCCCTGCTCGCACCACGGCAAGACCCCGCCCTGTGCCGATGCCATCACCGCCGCCGGCGTCGCCCGCGTCGTCGTCTCGCTGACCGATCCCGATCCGCGCGTTTCCGGCCGCGGCCTTGCCATCCTTCGCGATGCCAGCATTGTGGTGGAAAGCGGCGTCCTCGAGGAGGAGGGGCGCAGAACCCTCGCCGCCTACCTCATGCGCCAGACGAGGGGCCGGCCGCGAGTGACTCTGAAGCTTGCGGTTTCCGCGGACGGCATGATTGGCAGGAGAGGCGAGGGCCAAGTCGCCATCACCGGTCCCGCCGCCCGCGCCCAGGTGCATGTGCTGCGCGCAGAGATGGACGCCATCCTCGTCGGCATCGGCACGGCGCTCGCCGACGATCCTCAACTTACCTGCCGAACGCCAGGTCTCGAAGCCCGCTCGCCGCTCCGCATTGTACTGGATCGCCGGATGGAACTGCCGCCGATCTCGAAGCTCGTGCGATCGGCCAGCAACGTGCCGGTACTCGTGGCGTCCATTGCTGGTCCCTCGGCATCATCTGAGCTGAACGCGCGCCGCGCCGCGCTCGCCGATGCCGGCGTCGGGCTCCTCGAAACCGAGACGCTCTCCACGTTCCTCTCGGGGCTCGCTGTCCGCGGCATTTCCTCGCTGCTGGTCGAGGGTGGCGCCGGCGTCGTCCGGGGCTTTCTCGCAGCCGGCCTCGTGGACCGCATCCTCCTCTTCGAAGGCGCAGCCACGGTGGGCGAGGGTGGCCTTGCATCGCCGCTCACGCGTGCCGATATGCCGGACGGCTTCCGCCTCCAGCGCGAATATGCGTTCGGGCCCGATCGGCTCTTCGACTACGAAAGGTTTTCCTGA
- a CDS encoding L,D-transpeptidase family protein yields MSKKIGSEQVSRRMLLRSAATFGAAALAAPALAQTAIDNLIAAPRRGTWDDQFDAKGSSRTVAAVATHNPVLGSHAPVNIQQAIMNYQMIVSNGGWPEINPAQTLRLGVVDPSVQQVRQRLMISGDLPQSAGMSAAFDSYVDGAVKRFQARHGLPADGVMGEFTVKAMNVPAATRLHQLETNLVRLQSMSSADLGRRYVMVNIPAAYIEAVENGRVALRNTAVVGKIDRPTHAINSKIYEVILNPYWTAPRSIVEKDIVPLMRKDPTYLTRNNIRLFDGNGNEVAPETVDWHAEKAPNLMFRQDPGKINAMASTKINFHNPNNEYMHDTPQQGLFNKLMRFESSGCIRAQNVRDLTTWLLRETPGWDRQNMERVIASRVSTPIKLSEEVPIYIVYISAWSAADGIVQFRDDIYQMDGATELALQTTTGVEQSAGPISEEDFLPQ; encoded by the coding sequence ATGTCGAAGAAGATCGGATCGGAACAGGTTTCTCGCCGGATGCTCCTGCGCTCGGCTGCAACGTTCGGCGCAGCGGCGCTCGCCGCGCCGGCGCTCGCCCAGACGGCGATCGATAACCTGATCGCGGCGCCACGCCGCGGTACCTGGGACGACCAGTTCGACGCCAAGGGCAGCTCGCGCACGGTGGCTGCCGTCGCCACGCACAATCCGGTTCTCGGTTCCCATGCGCCGGTGAACATCCAGCAGGCGATCATGAACTACCAGATGATCGTTTCCAACGGTGGCTGGCCGGAGATCAATCCGGCGCAGACTCTGCGTCTCGGCGTGGTCGATCCATCCGTGCAGCAGGTTCGTCAGCGCTTGATGATCTCGGGCGACTTGCCGCAATCCGCCGGCATGTCGGCAGCATTCGATTCCTATGTCGACGGTGCGGTGAAGCGCTTCCAGGCCCGCCATGGCCTTCCGGCCGACGGGGTCATGGGCGAGTTCACCGTCAAGGCAATGAATGTCCCCGCCGCGACACGCCTGCACCAGCTCGAAACCAACCTCGTGCGCTTGCAGTCCATGTCCTCTGCGGACCTCGGTCGTCGCTATGTCATGGTCAACATCCCCGCCGCCTACATCGAAGCGGTGGAGAATGGTCGCGTCGCGCTCCGCAATACCGCTGTCGTCGGCAAGATCGACCGCCCGACCCATGCCATCAACTCGAAGATCTACGAAGTCATCCTCAATCCGTACTGGACGGCACCGCGCTCGATCGTCGAGAAGGACATCGTGCCGCTGATGCGCAAGGATCCGACCTACCTGACGCGCAACAACATCCGCCTCTTCGACGGCAACGGCAACGAGGTGGCGCCGGAGACTGTGGATTGGCATGCGGAGAAGGCGCCAAACCTGATGTTCCGTCAGGATCCCGGCAAGATCAACGCCATGGCCTCGACCAAGATCAATTTCCACAATCCGAACAACGAATACATGCACGACACGCCGCAGCAGGGCCTGTTCAACAAACTGATGCGGTTCGAATCCTCAGGCTGCATTCGTGCGCAGAACGTCCGTGACCTGACGACATGGCTGCTCAGGGAAACCCCGGGCTGGGACCGGCAGAACATGGAGCGGGTTATCGCCAGCCGTGTCAGCACCCCGATCAAGCTGAGCGAGGAAGTGCCGATCTACATCGTCTATATCAGCGCCTGGTCTGCCGCCGACGGCATTGTCCAGTTCCGCGACGACATCTATCAGATGGACGGTGCGACCGAGCTTGCGCTGCAGACGACGACCGGCGTCGAGCAATCCGCTGGGCCGATCAGCGAAGAAGACTTCCTGCCGCAGTAA
- a CDS encoding riboflavin synthase, whose protein sequence is MFTGIVTDVGTVSSVMPMDEGVRLRIATAYDPRTIEIGASIAHSGVCLTVTALPGEGENARWFEVEAWEEALRLTTIAGWSEGTRVNLERALKIGDELGGHIVSGHVDGKAEILSVEPEGEAVRIRLRAPEAFARFVAPKGSVALDGTSLTVNAVDGADFDVLLIRHTLAVTTWGDRKPRDFVNFEVDTMARYAARLAEFPVKALEA, encoded by the coding sequence ATGTTCACGGGTATCGTCACCGATGTCGGCACGGTTTCCAGCGTCATGCCGATGGATGAGGGCGTGCGGCTGAGGATTGCCACCGCCTATGACCCGAGGACCATCGAGATCGGCGCCTCCATCGCCCATTCCGGCGTCTGCCTCACCGTGACGGCGCTGCCGGGCGAGGGGGAGAATGCCCGCTGGTTCGAAGTCGAGGCGTGGGAGGAGGCGCTCAGGCTCACCACCATCGCTGGCTGGAGCGAGGGCACGCGCGTCAACCTGGAGCGGGCGCTGAAGATCGGCGATGAACTCGGTGGCCACATCGTCTCCGGCCATGTCGACGGCAAGGCCGAGATCCTCTCGGTCGAGCCGGAAGGCGAGGCCGTCCGCATCCGCCTGCGCGCGCCGGAAGCGTTCGCCCGCTTCGTTGCCCCGAAGGGTTCGGTCGCGCTGGACGGCACCTCGCTCACCGTCAACGCCGTCGACGGCGCCGATTTCGATGTGCTCCTCATCCGCCACACGCTCGCCGTCACCACCTGGGGCGACCGCAAGCCCCGCGACTTCGTCAACTTCGAAGTCGACACCATGGCGCGCTACGCCGCACGGCTGGCGGAATTTCCGGTAAAAGCGTTGGAAGCCTGA
- a CDS encoding DUF6163 family protein, which yields MEPDSPTVPKRTLTQILFILFLRIVAMTCFWFGLQYWAMLVGYTLDGRGRFDLLSLPWQVAAPSLAVLFPVASLGLWLAVSWGPVLYALAAIIQFLMYNLWADIFGANVFVLLFHAVVALLYLLFRIAFWLEDRRRAEQVTPR from the coding sequence ATGGAACCTGATTCACCCACAGTGCCGAAGCGGACGCTGACGCAGATCCTGTTCATCCTGTTTCTCCGTATCGTCGCCATGACCTGCTTCTGGTTCGGCCTGCAGTATTGGGCGATGCTGGTGGGATACACGCTCGACGGTCGCGGACGATTCGACCTGCTGTCCCTCCCGTGGCAGGTGGCCGCGCCAAGCCTCGCAGTGCTGTTTCCGGTCGCCTCCCTGGGCCTCTGGCTTGCCGTCTCCTGGGGGCCGGTCCTCTACGCGCTCGCGGCGATCATCCAGTTTCTGATGTACAATCTGTGGGCGGATATCTTCGGCGCGAACGTCTTCGTCCTGCTTTTCCACGCGGTGGTAGCGCTTCTCTACCTGCTTTTCCGCATCGCTTTCTGGCTGGAAGACCGGCGCAGGGCGGAGCAGGTAACCCCCCGTTAA